The DNA sequence GCACGGCCACCTGGTGCAGGCCCCGCCCCCGGTCGACCCAGACCCGGACGCCGTTCACCAGCACGTCGGTGATCTGCGGGTCGGCGAGGAGCGGCGCGAGCGGGCCGGCGCCGACGAGGTCGTCGTGCACCCGGTCGGCGATCCGCAGCAGGGTGGTGTCGCCGAGCACGCCGGCGCCCGGCTCGGCGCGTACCGCGGAGACGACCGCGGCAGAGGTGACCGGGGTGGCCTCGGCGGCGAGGCGGTGCCGGACCCGGGCGGCCAACTCCTCCGGATCGGCCGGGCCGGTCACGCCGCACCCGCCGCGGACCGACCGGTCAGCTCGTCGACGAGCCGCTGGCACAGCACGGCGAGCGGGCCCTTTCCGGTGGCACCCGGGGCCTCGCCGCGCTCCAGCCCTCGGCACAGGCCGGGCTCGGGTCGGAGCGTGCCGGCGAGCGGCAGGCCGAGCGCGCGGGCCACCTCGGCCGCCCGGAGCCGGCCCGGAGCCGGGCCGCGCACGATCACCGAGAGGTCGGCGCACTGCGGGGCCACGACGGCGGCCACCCGGGCAGCGGCGGCGGTGGCACGCAGCTCCGCGGGCACCACGAGGAACGCCCGGTCGGCGGCCTGGAGCGCGATCACGGCCGCGTCGTCGAGATGCCGGGGCAGGTCGAGCACGACCAGGTCCCGCCCGCGCCGGCCGGCGTCGACGGTGGCGGCCATCGCCTCGGCCGGCAGGTGCCGCAGGTCGCCCCGGTCCCACGAGAGCACGACCAGGTCACCACGGCTGGGCAGCGCGCGGACCAGCGACGGTGGATCCAGCCGGCCGTCGGCGCCGGCCAGCTCGGGCCAGCGCAGCCCGTCGAGCTGCTCCCACCCGAGCACCAGGTCGAGGCCGCCGCCCAGCGGGTCGGCGTCGACCAGGAGCGTGCGCAGCCGGGACCGGGCCGCACTGACGGCGAGCCCACCGGCGAGCACGCTGGCCCCCGCGCCGCCGCGCCCGCCGAGCACCGCCACGACCCGGCCGGGGCCCGCGCCGACCGGCCCGGCCGCGCACTCGGCGAACCGGTCGACCAGCCAGGGCTCCGCCGCGGGCAACGCCGCGACGTGCTCGGCGCCGATCAGCTCGGCCAGCTCCGTACCCGGATCGAGCTGGCCGGAACGCCCGACCAGCACCGTGCGCGGACGCCGTGGCAGGCGGGCCCGCAGGCAGGCCGCCGCCTGGTCGGCACCGACCAGCACCAGCGGCGCGGGCACCCAGCGGGCGCGGGCGGAAGCCGGGTCGGCCGCCAGCTCGACCTCGGTGCCGCCGGCCGCGGCCAGGCGCAACAGCTCGTCGAGCAGGTCACCGTCGGCCGTGACGAGCAGTGGCAGTCGACGGTACGGCGGGATCGGGGTGCGGGGCGGCATGGCGGCCTCCAACGGTCGGACTCGGACGTGCCGGGGTGGAGCCTGCCCATCCGGCCGGCCGCGCGGGCGCCGCAGCCGCTCGCCTGTGGACAAAGGAGGGGCTTGTGGACAGACCTCGGGAATTGAGTCGATCTGCTATGCGTCCGCGTGCCGAATCGGCGGACGACGCTGCCCGGACGACTGATCAGGCCGGGCTCACCGGCCGGCACCGGTGGGACCGCCAGCCATTGACTGGGAACACTGCCCGTCCCGCATAATCGGAGCCCCCTGCCGCGGAACGGACGGCACCGGCTCGCGGGATCGAGGCCATGACCGATTCACCGCACGGCACCGGAAGGCGCCACACCCGGCCGGATCCGCCCACTGGCGGCGAGGGCTGGCTCCGGGACCCGTCCCCGGCCACGCTCGCCTCGGTGGCGATCGGGATCGTGGTGGTGGTGCTGGTCGGTACGCTCAGCTTCTTCGCCATGCCGCGTCGCCCCGACCTGCCGCCGCCGGTCGGCGGCGAGGCGATCCTGGCCTCGCCACCGACCGCGGACCTGCCGACCGAGTCGTACTCCCCGGCGCCGGTGTCGCTCTCCACCCGCGCCGCGCTGCCGACCCGTTCGCCGGCCCCGCCCCGTCGCACCACTCCGGCCGCCCGGCCACCCGCGCCGAAGCCGTCGGCCAGCCGGACGAAGCCGCCGGTGTCCCGGCCCGGCGAACTCATCCCGCTGCCGGCGTCCCGGGAGTCGACGCTGCGCTCCAGCGGGGGTGGGCCGGAGACCTTCGTCGACTTCGTCAACGCCCGGACCGCGCCCGTGGTCGTCCACTGGCTGAACTACGACGGCCGACGCCAGCGGTACGCGGTGCTCCAGGTGGGACAGTCCTACCGGCAGCAGACGTACGTGGGCCACCCGTGGGTGGTGACCGACGAGCAGCGCCGCCCGCTCGTCTGTTTCGAGCCGGCACGGCAGACACTGCGCGCCGTGATCCGCTGACAGTCCTTCTTAGACAGGTCCGTCCTCGCGGTGTAACGACACATCACCACTCTGTGCGGTAATTGATCGACAGCAACTTCCGGGCGGCGCGACCGCCAAGCTGTCTCACCGAGAGGAGCCACGTGTCGGTCAACGTCAACGGCTACGGCGGCGACTGGTGGTACCTGGACTTCGACGCCCGGGCAGCCAGCCGCTGACCCCGGGCACCTACGAGAACGCGACCCGCTACCCGTTCAACGGCGCGGGCCCCGGCCTCAGCCTGCACGGGAACGGCCGCGGCTGCAACGAGCTGACCGGCACGTTCACCGTGCTCAACGCCGTCTTCGGACCGAACGGCTATGTCCAGACGTTCGACGCCACCTTCGAGCAGCACGGCGAGGGCGGCACCGCGGCGGCCCGCGGCGAGGCGCACATCGCCAACCCGCCCGCCCCGGCACCGCTGGACCTCGCGCTCGCCGTGGCCACCCATGGCACGGCCAGCACGGTGAGCGGCAAGGCGATCGTGCACGGCACGGTCACCTGTAACCAGCCGACCTCCGTGGCGCTCTACGGCACCGTCACCGAGATCGCCAAGAAGACCATCGTCCGGGGTGACTTCACCACCCGCGTGGACTGCCTCCCAGGCAGCATCGGAGCGGCCGGCCCGGCGACGGTCCGGCGCTCGTCGGTGCCGGAGCTGGCCGAGCCGGGAAAGGCGCTTTCACCAGGGCGGGAGCGCTCCCCGCAAAGGGACGACCCCCGTCGGGGGGAGACGGGGGTCGTCGGGTGGTTCGGCTCCGGGGGGGTCGAGCCGAACCGACTCAGCGGTTACGGGGGGTGCAACCGCCGAGGGCCT is a window from the Micromonospora sp. DSM 45708 genome containing:
- a CDS encoding VHL beta domain-containing protein, which translates into the protein MTDSPHGTGRRHTRPDPPTGGEGWLRDPSPATLASVAIGIVVVVLVGTLSFFAMPRRPDLPPPVGGEAILASPPTADLPTESYSPAPVSLSTRAALPTRSPAPPRRTTPAARPPAPKPSASRTKPPVSRPGELIPLPASRESTLRSSGGGPETFVDFVNARTAPVVVHWLNYDGRRQRYAVLQVGQSYRQQTYVGHPWVVTDEQRRPLVCFEPARQTLRAVIR
- the ssd gene encoding septum site-determining protein Ssd: MPPRTPIPPYRRLPLLVTADGDLLDELLRLAAAGGTEVELAADPASARARWVPAPLVLVGADQAAACLRARLPRRPRTVLVGRSGQLDPGTELAELIGAEHVAALPAAEPWLVDRFAECAAGPVGAGPGRVVAVLGGRGGAGASVLAGGLAVSAARSRLRTLLVDADPLGGGLDLVLGWEQLDGLRWPELAGADGRLDPPSLVRALPSRGDLVVLSWDRGDLRHLPAEAMAATVDAGRRGRDLVVLDLPRHLDDAAVIALQAADRAFLVVPAELRATAAAARVAAVVAPQCADLSVIVRGPAPGRLRAAEVARALGLPLAGTLRPEPGLCRGLERGEAPGATGKGPLAVLCQRLVDELTGRSAAGAA